In a genomic window of uncultured Sphaerochaeta sp.:
- a CDS encoding 3-deoxy-7-phosphoheptulonate synthase has protein sequence MANVDIRIRAVESLATPDELVKRFPVDEEMAAFIHHSRQTVNDIIQGRDQRLLAIVGPCSLHDPIAALEYAQKLKVLADSLSDELFIVMRTYFEKPRTVGGWKGLILDPRMDGSYDIAGGIELARSLLLKIIEVGLPVGCEVLDPIIPQYIDELMSWSSIGARTTESQIHRNLASGLSVAVGFKNSTSGDLLNAINAIKSAHQPASFIGMDGNGASAIFRTTGNDCCHLILRGGDDSPNYYEDDVENARLLMEKEAVNPAIIVDCSHANSRKNYERQKRVLRTVIDQVCYGEKAIRGFMLESNLAQGCQKIPSDLSLLKYGVSVTDACIGWDETERILVHACELLRKARKEGGFIQPL, from the coding sequence TTCGTGCGGTGGAGAGTCTCGCCACTCCTGATGAGTTGGTGAAACGGTTTCCTGTTGATGAGGAAATGGCTGCATTCATCCATCATTCACGACAGACAGTCAACGATATCATACAAGGAAGGGACCAGCGATTGCTCGCAATCGTAGGTCCCTGTTCTCTGCATGATCCCATCGCTGCCCTCGAATATGCACAGAAGCTCAAGGTTCTTGCAGACTCCCTCTCCGATGAGCTTTTCATCGTCATGCGGACGTACTTTGAGAAACCGAGGACAGTCGGCGGCTGGAAGGGCCTGATTCTCGACCCGCGCATGGATGGCTCCTACGATATTGCCGGGGGCATCGAGCTTGCCCGCTCGCTGTTGCTGAAGATCATCGAGGTCGGCTTGCCGGTAGGGTGTGAGGTCCTTGACCCGATCATTCCCCAATACATCGATGAGCTGATGAGCTGGTCGAGCATCGGGGCCAGGACCACCGAAAGCCAGATACACCGCAACCTTGCCAGCGGTCTGAGTGTTGCCGTAGGATTCAAGAACAGCACCAGCGGGGATTTGCTGAACGCAATCAACGCCATCAAGAGCGCTCACCAACCCGCTTCCTTCATCGGTATGGACGGCAATGGTGCAAGTGCCATTTTCCGTACCACGGGCAATGACTGCTGTCACCTCATCCTGCGCGGTGGCGATGACAGCCCGAACTACTATGAGGACGATGTCGAGAATGCCCGGCTGCTGATGGAGAAAGAGGCGGTCAATCCCGCCATTATCGTCGATTGCAGCCATGCGAATTCACGCAAGAACTATGAGCGGCAGAAACGCGTATTGCGTACGGTCATCGATCAGGTCTGTTATGGGGAGAAAGCGATACGGGGCTTCATGCTGGAAAGCAATCTGGCACAGGGGTGCCAGAAGATTCCTTCCGATCTCTCCCTGCTCAAATATGGGGTCTCGGTCACCGATGCATGCATCGGCTGGGATGAGACCGAACGCATACTGGTGCATGCTTGCGAACTGCTTCGCAAGGCTCGAAAGGAAGGCGGCTTTATCCAGCCGCTCTGA
- a CDS encoding DJ-1 family glyoxalase III, with the protein MVPSVLVILADGFEEIEAICPIDLLRRSGAKVTVAGLDALEVRGSHALVVHADTLLSDCSDQEYDCVVLPGGGKGSEHLAASFAVLETVIRTAQQGVVAAICAAPAVVLGKTGLLDGKRVTGYPGTESCCPDLKLSDEKVVTDGNLITAQAAGSALDFALAIIAKLFDKETADKIAQQVKY; encoded by the coding sequence ATGGTACCCTCTGTATTGGTCATTCTCGCTGACGGATTTGAAGAAATCGAGGCAATCTGCCCGATCGACCTGCTTCGCCGAAGCGGTGCAAAGGTTACGGTTGCCGGCCTTGATGCGCTTGAGGTCAGAGGATCGCATGCCCTTGTGGTGCATGCTGATACGCTGCTTTCCGACTGCAGTGACCAGGAGTATGATTGTGTCGTGCTTCCCGGTGGCGGGAAGGGGTCGGAGCATCTTGCCGCATCGTTTGCAGTCCTTGAGACGGTCATCAGGACAGCCCAGCAGGGGGTGGTGGCAGCAATTTGTGCTGCGCCTGCAGTGGTTCTGGGAAAAACAGGATTGCTCGACGGCAAGCGTGTCACCGGCTACCCGGGTACCGAAAGCTGCTGTCCTGATCTGAAGCTGAGCGATGAGAAGGTCGTCACCGATGGCAACCTCATTACCGCCCAGGCAGCCGGCAGTGCCTTGGATTTTGCCTTGGCGATCATAGCCAAATTGTTCGACAAAGAGACTGCAGACAAAATTGCGCAGCAAGTGAAATACTGA
- a CDS encoding DUF1846 domain-containing protein — protein MKAIGFDNEKYLEEQRHYILERVKMSDGKLYLECGGKLLFDYHAARVLPGFDPNVKMRVFQSLKDQIDVIICIHSGDIERRKMRSDFGITYDTDVFKMIDDFSKWGLKVTKVVITRFDEEPGAIQFKSILEQRGITVYTHKATRGYPNDVDLIVSDEGYGANPYIETDRPVVIVTAPGPGSGKLGTCLSQMYHDYKSGLRSGYSKFETFPIWNLPIDHPVNIAYESATADIGDKNLIDHFHASAYNQITVNYSRDLEAYPLLNRILTKITGEECIYKSPTDMGVNRCGYGIIDDEVVRKAGQQEIIRRYYRAACEYVQGIGSKETVERSRSIMEGAKLSTGDRPVVPAASAALETGLERGKGINGIVCAAAIELADGSIVTGCNSPLLHASSALILNAVKVLAHIDHEVDLIPPAIVQSVTSMKRDVLRGRGVSLNLDEVLICLAMSCAISEDAKKASAVLPQLNGCEVHMTHIPSSGDSSGLRKLALNVTSDPRFPTSNLYNPA, from the coding sequence GTGAAAGCAATAGGTTTTGACAACGAGAAGTATCTCGAGGAGCAGCGGCACTACATCCTCGAACGGGTGAAGATGAGTGACGGAAAGCTCTATCTGGAATGCGGTGGCAAGCTGCTTTTTGACTATCATGCAGCGCGTGTGCTGCCGGGCTTTGACCCGAATGTGAAAATGCGGGTCTTCCAGTCCCTCAAGGACCAGATAGACGTAATCATCTGCATCCACAGCGGAGACATCGAGCGTCGAAAGATGCGCAGTGACTTCGGCATCACCTATGATACCGATGTCTTCAAGATGATCGACGACTTCTCCAAGTGGGGTCTGAAGGTTACCAAGGTAGTCATCACCCGCTTCGACGAGGAACCGGGAGCCATCCAATTCAAGAGCATTCTTGAGCAGCGGGGCATCACCGTGTACACCCATAAGGCGACCCGCGGGTATCCCAACGATGTGGATCTCATCGTAAGCGATGAGGGCTACGGGGCCAACCCCTATATCGAGACCGACAGGCCTGTGGTCATTGTCACCGCCCCCGGCCCGGGCTCGGGAAAGCTTGGTACCTGTCTGTCGCAGATGTACCATGACTACAAGTCAGGCTTGCGCAGCGGATACTCCAAGTTCGAAACCTTTCCCATCTGGAATCTTCCGATTGACCATCCGGTGAATATTGCCTATGAGAGTGCAACTGCCGATATCGGGGACAAGAACCTCATCGACCACTTCCATGCAAGTGCCTACAACCAGATTACGGTCAACTATTCGCGCGATCTTGAGGCGTATCCGCTTCTCAACAGGATTCTTACCAAAATCACCGGGGAAGAGTGCATCTACAAGAGCCCCACTGACATGGGGGTCAATCGCTGTGGGTACGGCATCATCGATGACGAGGTTGTCCGCAAGGCGGGCCAGCAGGAGATCATCCGCCGCTACTACCGTGCTGCTTGTGAGTACGTACAGGGTATCGGCAGCAAGGAAACGGTGGAGCGAAGCCGCTCCATCATGGAAGGAGCCAAGCTCAGCACAGGCGACCGGCCGGTGGTTCCTGCGGCTTCCGCTGCACTGGAGACAGGCCTTGAACGGGGCAAGGGCATCAATGGCATCGTATGTGCTGCAGCAATTGAACTTGCCGACGGCAGCATCGTCACCGGGTGCAACTCTCCGCTTTTGCATGCTTCATCCGCCCTGATTCTCAATGCTGTGAAGGTGCTTGCCCATATCGACCATGAGGTGGATCTGATTCCCCCTGCCATCGTGCAGTCCGTCACGTCCATGAAGCGAGATGTGCTGAGGGGCAGGGGCGTTAGCCTGAACCTTGATGAGGTGCTGATTTGTCTTGCGATGAGCTGTGCCATCAGTGAGGATGCAAAGAAAGCTTCCGCAGTGCTCCCCCAGCTGAACGGGTGTGAAGTGCACATGACGCACATTCCCAGCTCAGGAGACTCCTCAGGCTTGCGCAAGCTTGCGCTCAATGTGACCAGCGACCCGCGTTTCCCGACTTCAAATCTCTACAACCCTGCCTGA
- a CDS encoding AbrB family transcriptional regulator: MNLLLYLLILHGAGTAGGLLLRKFRLPAGALVGALLAAMLFNSVYTTDLLYPTELRIFIQILSGLVIGTRFTRSDIRSLRSMALPVCILMTVLLATNLLFAFIMEYATELSFMTSFFACAPGGVSDLALVATDFGAVMEHVALLQLFRLITVILVFPPMIRKMLGIGPQPKQTAVRSMEREGTVPGHLATFACALAGGLAFHLLAVPAGAILGAILAVALLNLGTDAASYPLSLKVLVQIAAGTYIGSKITLNTLSSLHVLLVPALILVVELFFMAFVAAGILKKVCRLSWATALFSATPGGIQEMGLISDELGLETPKIVLMHTFRILAVLGVLPILAGLFG, encoded by the coding sequence ATGAATCTGCTTCTTTATTTGCTTATTCTGCATGGTGCGGGGACTGCCGGAGGGCTGTTGTTGCGCAAATTTCGTCTTCCTGCAGGAGCTCTTGTGGGAGCCCTGCTGGCAGCAATGCTCTTCAACAGCGTGTATACAACAGATCTTTTGTATCCCACCGAGCTGAGAATTTTCATACAAATACTCTCTGGCCTTGTCATTGGTACACGCTTCACCCGATCAGACATCCGCTCCTTGCGAAGCATGGCACTTCCTGTATGCATCCTCATGACCGTGTTGCTTGCTACGAATCTCCTGTTTGCGTTCATCATGGAGTATGCAACCGAACTGAGCTTCATGACCTCGTTCTTTGCATGTGCCCCCGGAGGGGTCTCCGACCTTGCCCTGGTGGCCACTGACTTCGGAGCCGTCATGGAGCATGTTGCGCTGCTGCAGCTCTTCCGCCTGATCACGGTAATCCTTGTCTTCCCTCCCATGATCCGAAAGATGCTGGGCATCGGACCCCAACCGAAACAGACTGCAGTTCGCTCCATGGAAAGAGAAGGGACCGTGCCTGGCCATCTGGCAACCTTCGCCTGCGCTTTGGCAGGGGGTTTGGCCTTCCACTTGCTCGCCGTACCAGCCGGGGCAATCCTCGGAGCCATCCTTGCGGTTGCCCTGCTGAACCTCGGTACGGACGCAGCCTCCTATCCGCTGTCCCTGAAGGTGCTGGTCCAGATAGCTGCAGGAACATACATTGGAAGCAAGATCACCCTCAACACCCTCTCCTCACTGCATGTCTTGCTTGTCCCTGCACTGATTCTGGTTGTTGAGCTCTTTTTCATGGCATTTGTTGCTGCGGGCATCCTCAAAAAAGTCTGTCGCCTCAGTTGGGCGACAGCGCTCTTCTCAGCCACTCCCGGAGGAATCCAGGAGATGGGCCTTATCAGTGATGAGTTGGGATTGGAAACCCCCAAGATCGTCCTGATGCATACCTTTCGCATCCTGGCAGTCCTGGGGGTCCTTCCCATACTAGCCGGCCTGTTCGGATGA
- a CDS encoding Rrf2 family transcriptional regulator: MKLSTKGRYSLQTLVYLATCRENCSIRSISEATGISSGYLEQLMIPLRKAELVEAERGVQGGYRLARPDITCHEVLSASEGDFEPAPCKGCERTDACKTHQIWALLQSAVVDFSKQVTIADLASHLVESEAGGGI; the protein is encoded by the coding sequence ATGAAATTATCGACAAAAGGAAGATACTCCCTGCAAACCTTGGTGTATTTGGCAACCTGCAGGGAAAATTGCAGTATCCGCAGCATCAGTGAGGCTACCGGCATCAGCAGCGGTTATCTTGAGCAACTGATGATTCCCCTTCGCAAGGCTGAGCTGGTGGAAGCGGAACGGGGTGTGCAGGGTGGATATCGTCTTGCCCGGCCGGACATTACCTGTCATGAGGTGCTCAGTGCGAGTGAGGGTGACTTTGAGCCCGCTCCGTGCAAGGGGTGTGAACGCACCGATGCCTGCAAGACCCACCAGATCTGGGCCTTGCTCCAGAGTGCCGTTGTTGATTTCTCCAAGCAAGTCACCATTGCAGATCTTGCTTCCCATCTGGTCGAAAGTGAAGCTGGGGGTGGCATATGA
- a CDS encoding Rrf2 family transcriptional regulator codes for MKISTRGRYGLRLLVDIAEHGMEGPIALSIVAQRQKLSEKYLQQVALLLTRSNFLISVKGSGGGYLLSRSPDQILIYDVLDVLEGNIAFEEVPQGEESAIERSIRLHFYQKLDQEVKKVFEGLTLAEVTKAEWFTYVI; via the coding sequence ATGAAAATCTCAACCCGTGGCCGGTATGGCCTGAGGCTGCTTGTCGATATTGCAGAACATGGCATGGAAGGGCCCATAGCCCTCTCAATCGTCGCCCAGCGACAGAAACTCAGTGAGAAATACCTCCAGCAGGTTGCCTTGTTGCTGACCCGCAGCAATTTCCTGATCTCTGTCAAAGGTTCGGGTGGCGGATACTTGCTGAGTCGAAGTCCTGACCAGATTCTCATCTATGATGTGCTGGATGTCCTGGAGGGGAATATCGCCTTTGAGGAGGTTCCCCAGGGCGAGGAAAGTGCCATTGAACGTTCCATCCGCCTGCACTTTTACCAGAAGCTCGACCAGGAAGTGAAAAAGGTGTTTGAAGGCCTGACGCTTGCTGAGGTTACCAAAGCAGAGTGGTTCACCTATGTGATCTAG
- the cysK gene encoding cysteine synthase A — translation MSGHIYQNITEKIGHTPLIRINRLDTGSATVLVKVESFNPLSSIKDRIALAMIEGAESRGLVKPGSVIIEPTSGNTGVGLAYVCAVKGYHLIITMPETMSMERRKLLTALGAELVLTDGSLGMKGAIAKAEEIARYTANSFIPSQFENPDNPAVHYRTTGPEIWEDADACVDIFVAGVGTGGTVSGVGKYLKEQKSSIRIVAVEPAASPVLSEGHGGPHKIQGIGAGFVPATLDRTIIDEIVTVEDAKAGETARLAARMEGLLVGISSGAALSVALDLARREENAGKTIVVVLPDTGERYLSTWLFSE, via the coding sequence ATGAGTGGCCACATATACCAGAACATAACCGAGAAGATCGGGCATACCCCTTTGATCAGGATCAATCGCTTGGACACCGGCAGTGCAACCGTACTGGTGAAGGTGGAGAGTTTCAATCCCCTGTCCAGTATCAAGGACAGGATAGCCTTGGCCATGATCGAAGGTGCCGAAAGCCGAGGTCTTGTGAAGCCTGGCTCGGTCATCATCGAGCCCACCAGCGGGAATACCGGTGTCGGGCTTGCCTACGTCTGTGCGGTGAAAGGCTACCATCTCATCATCACCATGCCCGAGACCATGAGCATGGAGCGGAGAAAGCTCTTGACCGCCCTGGGAGCGGAATTGGTGCTCACCGATGGTTCCTTGGGCATGAAGGGTGCAATCGCAAAGGCCGAGGAGATTGCGCGCTATACAGCGAACTCCTTCATCCCTTCCCAGTTTGAAAACCCTGACAATCCTGCAGTGCACTACCGGACCACCGGTCCTGAGATCTGGGAAGATGCAGATGCGTGTGTGGATATCTTTGTCGCCGGTGTCGGTACCGGAGGGACCGTCAGCGGGGTGGGAAAATACCTGAAGGAGCAGAAGAGCTCCATTCGCATTGTTGCCGTGGAACCGGCTGCCAGTCCCGTGCTCAGTGAGGGACATGGGGGTCCGCATAAGATCCAGGGCATCGGAGCAGGTTTTGTCCCAGCCACGCTCGATCGTACCATCATTGATGAAATTGTTACGGTGGAGGATGCCAAAGCCGGAGAGACCGCCCGCCTTGCTGCCAGGATGGAAGGCTTGCTGGTCGGCATCAGCAGTGGTGCAGCGCTCAGTGTGGCCCTCGACCTGGCCCGCCGGGAAGAGAATGCAGGGAAGACCATCGTAGTCGTTCTTCCCGATACCGGCGAGCGCTATCTATCGACCTGGCTCTTCAGCGAATGA
- a CDS encoding DNA glycosylase translates to MDINLEQTLFCGQTFAWTKTGSLYEAVLFGRVIRFEEKDFASVVAKDPELAAYFDLDWEYGNAQAYLNALDPHLASCIRSYAGLHLLNQDPWEVLISFLLSQNNNIKRIRTMYRTLSQRYGSEVEPGQFAFPTPRQLSEATEEDLRSLGMGFRAPYLLDAIRSHALLDEVPHHATQEAAKLLMTIRGVGPKVAACILVFAFHRMDAFPLDTWMLKVMRNRYPGKDATYFAPYAALAQQYLFHAERLGGSV, encoded by the coding sequence ATGGACATCAACTTGGAACAAACGCTGTTCTGCGGCCAAACTTTTGCCTGGACAAAAACAGGATCGCTCTATGAGGCGGTCCTGTTTGGCCGTGTGATTCGTTTTGAAGAGAAGGATTTTGCTTCGGTTGTCGCAAAAGACCCTGAGCTGGCAGCCTATTTCGATCTGGACTGGGAGTATGGGAACGCGCAGGCATATCTCAACGCCCTCGATCCCCATCTTGCCTCCTGCATACGAAGCTATGCGGGATTGCACCTGCTCAACCAAGATCCCTGGGAGGTGCTCATCTCCTTCTTGCTGAGCCAGAACAACAACATCAAGCGCATCCGGACCATGTACCGCACGTTGAGCCAAAGGTATGGCAGCGAAGTGGAACCCGGGCAGTTTGCATTTCCCACACCCAGGCAACTCTCTGAGGCAACGGAAGAGGATCTGAGGTCGCTGGGCATGGGGTTCCGCGCCCCCTACCTTCTGGATGCCATCAGATCCCATGCCCTGCTTGATGAGGTTCCCCATCATGCCACACAGGAAGCTGCAAAGCTGCTCATGACCATTCGAGGCGTAGGGCCTAAGGTTGCCGCATGCATTTTGGTTTTTGCCTTTCATCGCATGGATGCGTTTCCGTTGGACACCTGGATGCTGAAAGTGATGCGCAACCGGTATCCGGGCAAGGATGCCACCTATTTCGCACCCTATGCGGCGCTGGCCCAGCAGTACTTGTTCCATGCAGAGCGACTGGGAGGCAGTGTATGA
- a CDS encoding cyclase family protein codes for MNALAVAGLRFDQLGSEHFASFSFSEEQLLDACVQVKKRTQSNAVVIVCTCDRVEVWYEQAKTDVAEPFLRSLSLSILAWKPHVYLKHGQEALNHLFHLGCGLLSPLFGEDQIISQLMASIDRSRLAGCASPLLEYLFREAVTTAKRVQASVDLQVPDKTVADFVEAQLASLFQKRILVIGSSSLARLVSSHLATKGYEVTMTFRDMEKADLLLPDHVRAIAYEQRFSSLETVAAVVSATKGMEYTLTYEQVKGPLLLIDLAGVPDIDPSLAGKEGITLVRLDYESFPLPRREEAKAVALSLIGTDVAKVNAYLAYRKDVPLIQDRAEQAALDLLYRLHHQLKEHEASDALRQVIYESARKAFSHQLYEQKKSEAAVRRFDLTRVLTDGQQGYAGDPPVRLSAFHTLEQEGWNLTQLSFGSHSSTHMDSPHHMLEGNRSLDTYPPDRFFATAYVLDCTTLDRLGIQDLPSSELGYDAIIFYTEYGKRACTLTQEVVTHLLEMGVRLFGFDIPNPDGEGDLSFPLHHQILSADGLIIENLANLGPIVGKRVELVCLPLLYKDADGSPVRVVATLRS; via the coding sequence ATGAATGCCTTGGCTGTGGCCGGTCTTCGGTTTGACCAATTGGGCAGCGAGCACTTCGCCTCATTTTCCTTTTCCGAGGAACAGCTGCTCGATGCCTGCGTACAGGTGAAAAAGCGTACCCAGAGCAATGCAGTGGTGATCGTGTGCACCTGTGACCGGGTGGAAGTATGGTACGAGCAAGCGAAGACCGATGTGGCCGAACCGTTCTTGCGCTCGCTCTCCCTCTCCATTCTTGCCTGGAAACCCCACGTGTACCTCAAGCATGGGCAAGAAGCTTTGAATCACCTCTTTCACTTGGGGTGCGGCTTGCTCAGCCCTCTCTTCGGGGAGGACCAGATCATCAGCCAATTGATGGCAAGCATCGACCGGTCCCGTCTGGCAGGCTGTGCTTCTCCCTTGCTGGAGTATCTCTTTCGGGAGGCGGTTACCACGGCAAAGCGGGTGCAGGCCAGTGTGGACCTGCAGGTACCCGACAAAACGGTGGCGGACTTTGTGGAAGCCCAGCTCGCTTCTCTTTTCCAAAAAAGGATTCTGGTGATCGGAAGCAGTTCGCTTGCACGACTGGTCTCCTCCCATCTGGCAACGAAAGGGTATGAGGTGACCATGACGTTCCGAGACATGGAGAAGGCCGATCTCTTGCTTCCTGATCATGTCAGAGCCATAGCGTATGAACAGCGGTTCTCTTCCCTTGAAACGGTAGCGGCAGTTGTCAGTGCTACGAAAGGGATGGAGTACACGCTCACCTACGAACAGGTGAAGGGTCCGTTGCTGCTCATCGACTTGGCCGGGGTCCCTGATATCGACCCCAGTCTGGCTGGCAAGGAAGGAATCACACTGGTGCGTTTGGATTACGAAAGCTTCCCTCTTCCGAGAAGGGAGGAGGCAAAAGCCGTTGCTCTCTCCCTGATCGGGACGGATGTGGCGAAGGTGAACGCCTATCTTGCCTATCGCAAGGATGTTCCGCTCATCCAGGATCGGGCCGAGCAGGCTGCGTTGGATCTGCTCTATCGGCTCCATCATCAGCTCAAGGAGCACGAGGCTTCCGATGCCTTGCGTCAAGTCATCTATGAAAGTGCACGCAAGGCGTTCAGCCACCAGCTGTATGAGCAGAAGAAAAGCGAGGCTGCTGTCCGTCGTTTTGACCTGACGCGAGTGCTCACCGATGGGCAGCAAGGATACGCAGGAGACCCTCCCGTACGCCTGAGTGCTTTCCATACCCTTGAGCAGGAGGGCTGGAACCTGACCCAACTCAGCTTCGGTTCGCACTCTTCCACCCATATGGACAGCCCACACCACATGCTGGAAGGCAACAGGAGCCTGGACACCTATCCTCCCGATCGCTTCTTTGCCACAGCTTATGTCCTGGATTGCACGACCTTGGACCGTTTGGGGATACAGGATCTCCCGTCTTCAGAACTTGGGTATGATGCCATCATCTTCTACACCGAGTACGGAAAGCGTGCATGCACGCTTACACAAGAGGTTGTCACCCACCTGTTGGAGATGGGTGTCCGCCTCTTTGGTTTTGATATCCCCAACCCTGATGGGGAAGGGGACCTGTCTTTCCCGTTGCATCACCAGATACTTTCAGCGGATGGGCTCATCATCGAGAACCTGGCGAACCTTGGACCGATCGTCGGCAAGCGGGTCGAACTGGTGTGCCTGCCTCTGCTCTACAAGGATGCAGATGGTTCGCCGGTTCGGGTGGTTGCAACCCTTCGCTCCTAG
- a CDS encoding cytidylate kinase-like family protein — protein MSTQTVFTIGRQFGSGGRQVGKTLAQKLGIPFYDKELIAISARDSGLSEALFTNADEKATSSIFYSLVMGNYPMASGALGVTEMPLNDQLFLIQSKTIKRLASEGPCVIVGRCADYILRDVDQVLNIFIHADIASRSERAIRVYEVPENKAEDVCLKTDKQRANFYNYYSDRKWGMCRTYDLSLDSGKLGIDGCAEQIIAYEKLWLAHKGQVI, from the coding sequence ATGAGTACACAGACCGTATTTACCATTGGCAGACAGTTCGGAAGCGGAGGAAGACAGGTAGGAAAGACCCTGGCCCAGAAACTGGGGATCCCGTTTTATGATAAGGAGCTGATCGCCATCAGCGCACGGGACAGTGGTTTGAGCGAAGCACTGTTCACCAATGCCGACGAGAAGGCGACCAGCAGCATCTTCTACTCGCTGGTGATGGGGAACTATCCCATGGCGAGCGGGGCTCTCGGCGTGACGGAGATGCCGCTCAATGACCAACTCTTCCTCATCCAGAGCAAGACGATCAAGCGCTTGGCTTCCGAAGGGCCGTGTGTCATCGTCGGACGCTGTGCTGACTACATCCTGAGGGATGTGGACCAGGTGCTGAACATTTTCATCCATGCCGATATCGCAAGCCGCAGCGAACGGGCGATCCGGGTCTATGAAGTGCCTGAGAACAAAGCCGAGGATGTATGCCTGAAGACCGACAAGCAGAGGGCAAACTTCTACAACTATTACAGTGACCGGAAGTGGGGCATGTGCCGTACGTATGACCTGAGCCTGGACAGCGGGAAATTGGGTATTGATGGGTGTGCCGAGCAGATCATTGCGTATGAGAAGCTCTGGCTGGCACACAAGGGACAGGTGATCTGA
- a CDS encoding GntR family transcriptional regulator, protein MDTKSQLIDTIYEHLKNQVRQGLLQNGTKLSENNLAKQFSCSRTPVREALKRLEQDGFVVIIPHSGSYIKDITMTDYQQLTEVRAYLESLAMRIACENGADPSNLEAILDEMDALWKSGDSFDVQAFSALHYQFHLELVKLAENELLTLTYSRLNLSEAALLFAQSINDRGIGKTQEEHRHLVEAIRNQDIKEGERFMLSHLWKKRDRFKKQVQAI, encoded by the coding sequence GTGGATACAAAGAGCCAACTGATCGATACAATCTATGAACATCTGAAGAACCAGGTGCGCCAAGGGTTGCTGCAAAATGGGACCAAGCTTTCTGAGAACAATCTTGCAAAACAGTTCTCCTGCAGCAGAACCCCCGTACGCGAAGCATTGAAACGTCTTGAGCAAGACGGATTTGTCGTCATCATCCCCCACAGCGGGAGCTACATCAAAGACATCACCATGACAGACTACCAGCAGTTGACCGAGGTCAGGGCATATCTGGAATCCCTTGCCATGCGCATTGCATGTGAGAATGGTGCAGACCCAAGCAACCTGGAAGCCATCCTGGACGAGATGGATGCACTGTGGAAGAGTGGGGACTCCTTTGATGTACAGGCCTTCAGTGCACTCCACTACCAATTCCATCTTGAGCTTGTCAAGCTTGCCGAAAATGAGTTGCTCACGCTCACCTACAGCAGGCTGAACCTCAGCGAGGCAGCACTGCTCTTTGCCCAGAGCATCAATGACCGCGGAATCGGGAAAACCCAAGAGGAACATCGCCACCTTGTCGAAGCCATCAGGAATCAGGACATAAAAGAGGGAGAGCGTTTCATGCTCTCCCACCTCTGGAAAAAACGTGATCGTTTCAAGAAACAGGTACAGGCAATCTGA